A portion of the Oreochromis niloticus isolate F11D_XX linkage group LG10, O_niloticus_UMD_NMBU, whole genome shotgun sequence genome contains these proteins:
- the dclk1a gene encoding serine/threonine-protein kinase DCLK1a isoform X2, whose protein sequence is MLEVEVNGTPASQLSTPHSGKSPSPSPTSPGSLSRRRGSQGSSTSLSSTKGSSPVEDGDGLVPEAEVLVDEVPAVPSYISDRYKVGRMLGDGNFAVVRECMEHSTGREYALKIINKGKCRGKEHMIQNEVAILRRVKHPNIVLLIEEFDTYNELYLVMELVKGGDLFDAITSANRYTERDASGMLHNLASAIKYLHSLNIVHRDIKPENLLVYEHADGSKSLKLGDFGLATVVDGPLYTVCGTPTYVAPEIIAETGYGLKVDIWAAGVITYILLCGFPPFRGSSDDQEVLFDQILMGQLEFPLPYWDNVSETAMELIRSMLEVEVDKRYTALQVLEHPWVTDEGLCENEHQLSVAGKIKKHFNTSPKGTDTTAGVSVISLDDSFSMQRSGSLDFYQHPAMYWIRPPLLIRRGRFSDEDATRM, encoded by the exons GGGTCCCAGGGTTCTTCCAcctctctgtcttccactaAAGGTTCGAGCCCAGTGGAAGACGGTGATGGACTCGTTCCCgaag CTGAAGTTCTAGTCGATGAGGTTCCAGCTGTGCCATCCTACATATCAGACCGTTACAAGGTGGGGCGAATGTTAGGAGATGGGAATTTTGCAGTCGTCCGGGAATGCATGGAGCACTCCACAGGACGAGAGTACGCTCTGAAGATCATCAACAAGGGCAAATGCAGAGGCAAG GAGCACATGATCCAGAACGAGGTGGCCATACTTCGCCGGGTCAAACATCCAAATATCGTCTTACTCATCGAGGAGTTTGACACTTACAATGAACTCTACCTGGTCATGGAATTGGTCAAG GGGGGAGATCTGTTCGATGCCATCACCTCtgccaacagatacacagaaAGAGACGCCAGCGGCATGCTCCACAATCTGGCCAGCGCCATCAAATACCTCCACAGCCTCAACATTGTCCACAGAGACATCAAACCAGAAAACCTGCTG GTGTACGAACATGCAGATGGCAGCAAGAGCCTCAAACTGGGAGACTTTGGTTTGGCGACCGTGGTGGACGGACCCCTCTACACTGTCTGCGGGACCCCAACATATGTAGCACCTGAAATCATTGCAGAAACAGG GTATGGTCTTAAGGTTGACATCTGGGCAGCTGGAGTCATCACCTACATCCTCCTGTGTGGTTTCCCACCCTTTCGGGG gagCAGTGACGATCAAGAAGTGCTTTTTGATCAGATACTAATGGGACAGCTAGAATTTCCTCTGCCCTACTGGGACAATGTGTCAGAGACCGCTATG GAGCTGATTCGATCCATGCTGGAGGTGGAGGTCGATAAGAGATACACTGCCCTCCAGGTGCTGGAGCACCCCTGGGTCACT GACGAGGGTCTGTGCGAGAATGAACACCAGCTGTCGGTAGCAGGAAAGATAAAGAAGCACTTCAACACCAGCCCAAAAGGCACTGACACCACTGCAGGAGTGTCAGTCATTTCT TTGGATGACAGCTTTTCTATGCAGAGATCTGGGTCGTTGGATTTCTACCAGCACCCGGCCATGTACTGGATAAG GCCACCCCTCTTGATAAGGAGAGGCAGGTTCTCGGACGAGGATGCCACCCGGATGTGA
- the dclk1a gene encoding serine/threonine-protein kinase DCLK1a isoform X3 produces the protein MLEVEVNGTPASQLSTPHSGKSPSPSPTSPGSLSRRRGSQGSSTSLSSTKGSSPVEDGDGLVPEAEVLVDEVPAVPSYISDRYKVGRMLGDGNFAVVRECMEHSTGREYALKIINKGKCRGKEHMIQNEVAILRRVKHPNIVLLIEEFDTYNELYLVMELVKGGDLFDAITSANRYTERDASGMLHNLASAIKYLHSLNIVHRDIKPENLLVYEHADGSKSLKLGDFGLATVVDGPLYTVCGTPTYVAPEIIAETGYGLKVDIWAAGVITYILLCGFPPFRGSSDDQEVLFDQILMGQLEFPLPYWDNVSETAMELIRSMLEVEVDKRYTALQVLEHPWVTDEGLCENEHQLSVAGKIKKHFNTSPKGTDTTAGVSVISATPLDKERQVLGRGCHPDVKPLPLQMMPTVNSVTTTTTTKTLRAEPPSCLPGLPMAPTSLTPDTCSDPSPDPRLPSDSDDISISSASTACSPSSPF, from the exons GGGTCCCAGGGTTCTTCCAcctctctgtcttccactaAAGGTTCGAGCCCAGTGGAAGACGGTGATGGACTCGTTCCCgaag CTGAAGTTCTAGTCGATGAGGTTCCAGCTGTGCCATCCTACATATCAGACCGTTACAAGGTGGGGCGAATGTTAGGAGATGGGAATTTTGCAGTCGTCCGGGAATGCATGGAGCACTCCACAGGACGAGAGTACGCTCTGAAGATCATCAACAAGGGCAAATGCAGAGGCAAG GAGCACATGATCCAGAACGAGGTGGCCATACTTCGCCGGGTCAAACATCCAAATATCGTCTTACTCATCGAGGAGTTTGACACTTACAATGAACTCTACCTGGTCATGGAATTGGTCAAG GGGGGAGATCTGTTCGATGCCATCACCTCtgccaacagatacacagaaAGAGACGCCAGCGGCATGCTCCACAATCTGGCCAGCGCCATCAAATACCTCCACAGCCTCAACATTGTCCACAGAGACATCAAACCAGAAAACCTGCTG GTGTACGAACATGCAGATGGCAGCAAGAGCCTCAAACTGGGAGACTTTGGTTTGGCGACCGTGGTGGACGGACCCCTCTACACTGTCTGCGGGACCCCAACATATGTAGCACCTGAAATCATTGCAGAAACAGG GTATGGTCTTAAGGTTGACATCTGGGCAGCTGGAGTCATCACCTACATCCTCCTGTGTGGTTTCCCACCCTTTCGGGG gagCAGTGACGATCAAGAAGTGCTTTTTGATCAGATACTAATGGGACAGCTAGAATTTCCTCTGCCCTACTGGGACAATGTGTCAGAGACCGCTATG GAGCTGATTCGATCCATGCTGGAGGTGGAGGTCGATAAGAGATACACTGCCCTCCAGGTGCTGGAGCACCCCTGGGTCACT GACGAGGGTCTGTGCGAGAATGAACACCAGCTGTCGGTAGCAGGAAAGATAAAGAAGCACTTCAACACCAGCCCAAAAGGCACTGACACCACTGCAGGAGTGTCAGTCATTTCT GCCACCCCTCTTGATAAGGAGAGGCAGGTTCTCGGACGAGGATGCCACCCGGATGTGAAACCACTGCCACTGCAGATGATGCCAACTGTGAATtcagtaacaacaacaacaacaacaaaaacactacGGGCGGAGCCCCCCAGTTGCCTCCCTGGCCTGCCCATGGCCCCTACCTCTCTGACCCCTGACACTTGCTCTGACCCCTCCCCAGACCCCAGACTCCCATCCGACTCTGATGACATCTCCATCAGCTCAGCCAGCACCGCCTGCTCCCCCAGCTCGCCCTTCTAG
- the rfxap gene encoding regulatory factor X-associated protein → MSEEDASVLSSKDKDSTLLLTKDGHRYYVNKSGVVDSRNVITPHEPENNASYDMDDPDEESDVLDASDPRDGAASPEELNDEETSEGDNAPKQCTYEGCTETTTQVAKQRKPWMCKKHRNKMYKDKYKKKKNDKAMSSGKLDENSEERPVSVNKQRLGAMGDRPARPSLIEQVLNQKRLSLLRSPEVISFLQQQQQLLATQGRSQSQQQFQGC, encoded by the exons ATGAGCGAAGAAGACGCTTCTGTATTATCAAGTAAGGACAAAGACTCCACTCTTCTGCTTACTAAAGACGGACATAGAtactatgtaaataaaagcgGAGTTGTGGACAGTAGAAATGTGATAACGCCGCACGAACCGGAGAACAACGCCTCCTACGACATGGACGATCCGGACGAAGAGAGCGACGTTCTGGACGCCTCAGATCCCAGAGACGGCGCAGCTAGCCCGGAGGAGCTCAACGACGAAGAGACCTCCGAGGGCGACAACGCCCCCAAACAGTGTACCTACGAGGGGTGCACGGAGACAACAACGCAGGTGGCCAAGCAGAGAAAGCCATGGATGTGCAAAAAACACCGCAACAAAATGTACAAAGACAagtacaagaagaagaagaatgataAGGCCATGTCCAGTGGGAAACTTGAT GAAAACTCTGAAGAACGTCCTGTGTCTGTGAACAAACAGCGTCTAGGTGCCATGGGGGACCGTCCAGCCAGACCTTCTCTGATAGAGCAGGTCCTCAACCAGAAAAGACTG TCACTTCTCAGGAGTCCAGAGGTGATCAGCTTcctgcagcaacagcagcagcttctaGCCACACAGGGCCGTAGCCAGTCACAGCAGCAGTTTCAGGGCTGCTGA